The Paenibacillus beijingensis nucleotide sequence ACCGGGAATCGTTAAAACCTGCCGCATACGACACATCCTGAATACTGGCATCGGTGGAGGTCAGCAGTTTTTTGGCGTAGTTGATCCGTGCCTCGTTCAAGTAATGAAGAGGCGTACTTCCCGTGTAAGTTCGAAAAACCTTATGAAGATACGATTTGCTTACATTCATGATCGAGGCCATTTGCTCGAGCGTAATGTCCAGGCTGCAGTTATGGGTGATATAATGCAGTAATTCATAGAACGTTTCTTGCAGCGAAACATTGGAAGCGGTTTTATAATGGCGGATAATGTGGAGAATAATGTTCTCGGCATAGTTTCGGATCATGCGGTCGCTCCCGACCCGCTTGTTGCTGTGCTCGTAGTCAATTTGTTCGAACAGCCAGCGAATGATCCCTGATTTGTCCCTGAGCTGGAAAGAACAGCCTTGCACCAGGGAACGGTACTTGATATCAAGCTTGATGGTCAGCACCTCTTGCGGAGTCAATACGCCCTGATGCTCGCAGCCGGGTTGGTAGCCAACCAGATCATATACCCGGGACTCAATCGTTTTGTCGTTCAAACTGATGATTTGCTCGCCTTTCAGGAAATAACTGAGCTCCAATGTGTTGTGGCTGTGCCTTGACGTATTGGTCGTCTTGGCGTCGTATCGGCGGCAAGATTCCAGTGCGATGGAGTCCATATCGATGCTCGTCAGGAAATCCAGTATTTTGAGCTGCGATTCGCTTGTCACCATAGTCAATTCCCCCTGAAATTTATGATAACGCTTACTTTTATTATACGAAACAGGAGTGATTTGAAAATGGGATTTACGATGAAAAAATCCTCTGCCAAGGCCATCCTGAGCGCAACCGTCCTCTTGCCGCTGGCTGCCGCCGGTTGCGGGCAAAATGCACCGTCTGAAGCAAATCGCGCGTCATCCCCGGGAGCTTCACAAACGGCAGTAAGCAGCAGCGGCGTTACTTTGTCCCGATCTAATGAGGGAGAAACGATCACCTTTCTGACTTCCGGCACGCCATGGATGACCCCTCTGATCGAGAAAATTCCGGAATTTGAAAAGCTTACGGGCATTACCGTTGACGTGCAGCAAATGGTCGATACGCAATTATCCAACAAAGTTTCTGTAAGCGCTTCAACTGGCGGGCATGACCTCGATCTGATCTATTATCGGCCGCTGCAGGAAGCGCTGCTTTTCATCAAAAACAACTGGCTAGAGGACTTGAGCGGATATATTCAGCAGGACCCGGACTTCCACTACGAAGACTTCTTCCAAGCCGGGCGGGACATCACCAGCAAAGACGGCAAAGTTTACGGCATTCCGACGATGAGCGAACGCACGATGTTTTTCTACAATACCGAAATGTTCAAGGATGCCGGTCTAAGCGGCACGCCGAAAACGTACGAGGAGCTGGAGGAGTACGCCAAGAAGCTGCATGATCCGGACAATAACCGGTATGCGTTTGCCGTTCGGGGCGAAGGCAACAGTGCGGTGACCCAATTCGCGGCTTTCTTGCGGGGCTTCGGGGGCGACTTCATCAAGGACGGCAAAGCGGCGATCAATACGCCCGAAGCGATTAAGGCGTTCGAGTTCTATGGCAAATTGGTACGGGAGTACAGTGCGCCCGGCGCGATCAGCAATATTTGGTCGGATTCCCTGGCACTCTTTACGCAAGGACGTGCGGCGATGTACATCGATGGAGACGTCCATTATGCCGAAACGGAAGATCCGGAGAGCTCCGTCGTGGCAGGCAAAGTCGGCTTCGGTCCATTCCCCGCAGGTCCGGCAGGTTCAACCCCATCCAGCATTATTCCGTGGGCGATCGGCATCAGCAGCGGGTCGAAGCATAAGGAGGCAAGCTGGGAATTTATCAGGTGGGCAACAAGCAAAGGCGTAGATCTTGAACTGGAATTGCAAGGCAACTCCAGCGCCCGTGATTCGACATGGAAAAATCCGAAGGCCGAGGCGGTATTCCCGAGCGGAATGGTCGAAGTGATCAAGGCGAGCGGCGCTTCCGGCAATCCGATCGACAGGCCGTACCTCATTAGCGGGGGCGAGGCAAGAAGCATCGTTGCCCAGGTGCTAACGGCGGCGATTGCCGGCAAGAAAGAGCTGCAGCCGATTGCGGACGACGCCAATGCGCGGCTTCAGACGCTGGTCGATAAAGAAAAACAATAGACGCTGTT carries:
- a CDS encoding helix-turn-helix domain-containing protein yields the protein MVTSESQLKILDFLTSIDMDSIALESCRRYDAKTTNTSRHSHNTLELSYFLKGEQIISLNDKTIESRVYDLVGYQPGCEHQGVLTPQEVLTIKLDIKYRSLVQGCSFQLRDKSGIIRWLFEQIDYEHSNKRVGSDRMIRNYAENIILHIIRHYKTASNVSLQETFYELLHYITHNCSLDITLEQMASIMNVSKSYLHKVFRTYTGSTPLHYLNEARINYAKKLLTSTDASIQDVSYAAGFNDSRYFSRVFKQVTNQSPSTWKKNSQLII
- a CDS encoding ABC transporter substrate-binding protein, which produces MGFTMKKSSAKAILSATVLLPLAAAGCGQNAPSEANRASSPGASQTAVSSSGVTLSRSNEGETITFLTSGTPWMTPLIEKIPEFEKLTGITVDVQQMVDTQLSNKVSVSASTGGHDLDLIYYRPLQEALLFIKNNWLEDLSGYIQQDPDFHYEDFFQAGRDITSKDGKVYGIPTMSERTMFFYNTEMFKDAGLSGTPKTYEELEEYAKKLHDPDNNRYAFAVRGEGNSAVTQFAAFLRGFGGDFIKDGKAAINTPEAIKAFEFYGKLVREYSAPGAISNIWSDSLALFTQGRAAMYIDGDVHYAETEDPESSVVAGKVGFGPFPAGPAGSTPSSIIPWAIGISSGSKHKEASWEFIRWATSKGVDLELELQGNSSARDSTWKNPKAEAVFPSGMVEVIKASGASGNPIDRPYLISGGEARSIVAQVLTAAIAGKKELQPIADDANARLQTLVDKEKQ